DNA from Macadamia integrifolia cultivar HAES 741 unplaced genomic scaffold, SCU_Mint_v3 scaffold1183, whole genome shotgun sequence:
AAGCCATAACCCATATCGCAGATCCCCGTAGCCTCCCTTCTCCTCCCCACCGTTCCTATGATTACTATCCTACCCCTACGCCACCGGCACCAGCACCAGCTCCTTCCCCGTATAACCATGCTCCTCCTGGGCCTGCCCCTTCTGTCCACAGCCACAAGAAGGCGGTGATATGTGGTATATATGATATCGGTACTCTAGGTGCAAGCTCAGGGACTATATCAATGATGCCAAGTGCATGCGTCAACTACTTGTACGCACCGGCACCTGCTCCTTCCACTTGCAACCATGCTCCTCCTGGGCCTCCCCCTTCTGCCCACAGCCACAAGAAGGTGGTGATATGCGGCATATACGATATCGGTACTCCATGCACGAGCTCAGGGGCTGTATCAATGATGCCAAGTGCATGCGTCACCTACTCGTACCCATCGGCACCAGCTCCTTTTCCAGACACCTACTCGTCGGTTCCTTCCCCGTACACCTACTTATACACAAATTCTGTTTCCCCGAATCCTCCGTCATCATACTTACAGGTATGATACCAGATACTAGTTCAGTTTTCATTGCTTTGTTATGTTCAATTTCCCCTTCCAGGcctggcttttttttttcttcttcttcttaaagtCCAATCTTAATATGTGAGAAGAATCACGTATTGTTTCCATCATGGAAACTCTGATGTCTGTTTGAGTTTAGAAGGGATTGTTgcctttttcaatttttgttttggatATATTGAATATCATGATCATGACCTTGGAACAGAATTTCCTTTCTTAAAtcttcaaaacccaaaacaaggTGAGTGTGCCAAAAACCAGAATGCTGCGACCGGAAACTACAGGTAGGAGATGAGAGAGGTGTTGGGTAGATGATTTTGGGGAAGATGATTATGCTAAATTACCTTTTAACTCTTTGTTGAAAAATCAAGTTAAAAATCTTggttttttacatttttcattTGTGAATGTGATTTTACTCAATTATCctcataaatttattttcaatcaAGTCTTTAATTGTAGTTTGAAAAGGGAAGTGGGTGTAGACACTGTTATGTTAATATTTTCCTAGGGGGGAAAATCTGGCTATAAATTTCAAATAAGAttgaaaaaatttcccatgGCCATGTGTAAATTTTTTGCCATTAGAGAataaagttttagtaataaaaaagagacatttcagtaatttttcattttcaaagtACAACCACTTACGCTTTCTTATATGATAGATTCCACTCTTGAGGccatggtaatttttttttttagaacttcTTACCAATTTGAATGATTAGTAAGAGAAAATCTTGTTGGTTACCACAAGTTCATATCCTTACAtcattttttgtcatttctagTATAATAAATTTTTTCAATGAGGTAACTCTTATATTTAGGGGAAAAAACATTAAAATTTAGGTCTAAAATTTTGTTCCAATTAAAACCTATGCATTTACTCTTTTTCCtatgaattttcatttttattttcagggTGACCAAAACTCGAAGTTCGGCAAAAATCTGTCAATGATTGCAGATGCCTCATCTGTAGGATCATTGGCTACAGGCATAGTAGGCCTAGGCATGAGCATCAACAGTAGCAGTAGCAATGCTTGTAGCATTATGTGATGTCCTGAACTTGATGGTCACATAAATTAATCGTCAGCTCCAAGATTAGGTTTTATAGGCATTTTGATGTGGAAATGTTCCGAATGCTATATGCTAGATCTTATAGCAAGAAGTAGGGTTGGCTTGAGATTGTGTTATATGGTGtttcattccttcttcttctttattccgTTGGTTCTTACTTGCTGTTTTACTTATCATATCTTTCAATTTCTTGGATTAATTTCCTATTGTAATGCTGTTATAAAGTTGCATTGGACTGTTATGATCTTTATTGTGTTGTACCAATTTGTTCTTATTATCTATCAAATAAAATGACAAAAGCCCACGAAATATGATTtggaattcaaatttttttttttttgactagaAATTTGGGATCCAATTCAAAACCCTATGGCACTAGGTGGAGATGTCCCAAAGGTATATAGAGAGCACATCAGTCCAAATTCTCAAATAATCTTAACATTCTCCctcatgtgtgtgtgtatatatatatatatatattatagataTGACTTTGATATAGTGTTAAAtaagttttataaaaaaaaaaatttgaagttaaaaataaagtggAAGAAGCCCACAAAAAGTGGAGCAAGGGATCTACTGGCATGTTATGAAGCGCCACCAAGATTGTTTATCCCCATGCTTTAACCCAAGGTTGCATCCGACCGAACAAGGGATAGACATAAAAATGAAGGggagaaaacaaacaaaaaaaaggatataTTGTCCATGGCTGCAGGTGACTTAATGTACATAAATACTTTAGTTTGGATTTGGTCTCTATCGTTTCCTGCATTGGCATGCACTGGAAGTTCATTCCTTGTGAGGAACTATTTGCATCCCTAAAATTGgggtagaaagaaaaaaagaagaaggggataggAGCGGGTAGGAGAAGCGAGGTGGGGCATAAAATTGTCAAAAAACCTCCTTAGTTGAGGGATGAACACTGTTACGTATatttttgtaaacccaaacccaaaacaatgtatttttgttaactgaaacataaGTTGGATAAATTTATATAGGAAAACTCAAAAAgcggataatcatgtaatttttcatttttaaaatacGTAATTGGTGATGAAAGTGGTCAATGTTAATTCtgatttggattggattgaatCGGTTCAAAAAAGCCCTAGAATTGGTGTAATTGAAGAATATTTCAACGATTCCAGTGTTTTTATCCTAAAATTGGCCGTATGGGGTCACCAATCCTGATCTGAATCAGACGATTCCCGATCCAATTAGCCGATCTTTGAAACCCTACatagtttgagagagagagagagagagagagagagagagagagatgaaaacaagaaaaagaaaaatcaaaatacagaCTCACTATGAAAAGGGTTGGCGACAGAACAACCATTGTCACactcatggaaaaaaaaaaaaaagttagaagCTCATTAGATGTGGTGGTGAACGATACAACACTGAgagtggaagaaagaaaaaagtgaaGAAGTTTTCGTGAATGGAGCAGTATTGGTGGCTGGATGCCTGCACCCATCACGTGGAGGTGCTGATACAGCAGCCTCTCCTTTCTTCCGGTTGTGGTTGACCGGCTGGCTCATGCCCCCTGCAGCTACGCCTTTATTACCTTCAGACTGAGGCAACGGCGGTGGTGCCACGATGAGGGGCGATAACAAAGGAATTGGAAGACGGGAAGcggaggaggtggaggaggaggaggaggaggagcaagAGGGATtatcagcagcagcagcattGTAGTTCATGTTGTGGTCCAGTTGTAGAGCAGTCTTTGGTGCCTTCTTCTGTAGCCTGCTTGGTGATCTCTTATCTCCTTCTTGGCCTCCCTTGTCCTCCATTGTTGTTCCTCTCGTCTatctagtctctctctctctctcgctcgctcGCTTTCTTTGTTTCTAAATATTTAACAGAGGGacgaaaagagaaagagatccGAGAAGGATGGATGGCCTTGTCAGGTAGAGCGGGAAGAACGGGTTTCAGTTATGGAGTTTTTGGTAAAAACGTACAGAGAAAGGGGATTTTATCGGGAATTGGACAGAGGCAGTTACAGCACTTCAAAAATGGGTAACGGATAATCGAATATCTTTGCTGAATGCTCTCGCGTCGCGTCACGCGTCACGCGTCACGTCACGCGTCACGCGTCACGGGCCAGTATTAACCTCTCCCTTATATTGCCTACGAGACGTGAACTGGCATGACCGAAAATGGGCCGGCCTAAGCTTGGTCTGGTCTCTCCAGGGTCCTGCCATTAATGGTAGCAGTGTGTATTGAACGGCTGACAGCACTTAGGTACATAACCTTAACATTGGATGCATGATGGGCACGTTAGAGGAGATTTGGTTCGTAATATTATGAAGAGGTAGGGGATGGATTTAGGGAATGGTATTGGTATCTATTGATACAGGTCTGAATCATATTGGATCAACAAGTATCGTTCGTTTTTGCCTTTACTTCTTTCTTAAAATCTAGCACAACCTgacaaaattgaattgaactaAAATCAAACAAGACAACAATGAAAGCAATAAGACACTGAATTGTTTTAAGAAATTTAACTAAGTCAAATTGAAACCGGTCTATCCTTATTGATACATGTTTTGATTTCATTAATTCTCACATTAAAaccaatcaaaccaaaccaaaaccgatgcAAACCAATCATCGACATCCCTAATTAGGAGGGTTGTGGTTTGCGAGTACATATCCCTTCCCAACGGCTAACCATATCACCCCATCTCACATTCTCACACTGTCCATGGGTGTGGGACCACTAGATGGTTTGAGATGGGGCAGATGGGTTGGGGTGGCTACCTGCGGAGGAGAGCAACCTGATTCgtggtttggactttggaccCACTTATACATTACAGGAAGTGGAAGGGGAATGACCGAATGAGCATCTAAGTCGTGCGTAGTAGACACGCTAATATATTGTGATTTCCAGTATCTACTTTTTAACACCGTTGATTGATGTTCACAACACAATTGTACGGTGATTAGAGGGTCAGAGGACAGAGAGAGAGGTCTATTACGTGGACGATGGAAGACCAACGATCACAACGGAAGAGAGAGAAGCACTTGAACAGTGTCTGCTGAGCCTGGAATGGAAGAAGAGGATCTGATAAGTTTAGGAAGAattaacagaagaagaagaatagaaaatgAGAAGACGAGAGAAGCTCCACCTGCAACTCTCCAAGTGGAGTGTATACAAATATCTCTGAACTGATATCTCCAGCGTGGCAAAAGACGATCACTCCTCACAAATTTCACAACAATGGCTTTCAGTATCAGTGCTTGTGCTCAACCCCTGTTGAACCTCGGGCTCGCTCAACCTTCTCCATCCACCAACACCAAGAGACCCGGGTCTCAACAGCTACTATCTTCCTGCATCTCTCCTCTGTCTTCTCGCCTTCCCTGCAAGTATCAGATTTCAGATGGGACCTTCTTTACTAAGGCATCATCACTGTCCTCAGGAGCCGGAGCCGGAGCTGGAGCCGGAGCCAGAGCCAGAGCCAGAGCCCGACTGAGAACACACAAGGTTAGGGAAAACCTAAAAACAACGGGAAAAGATTCGAATCGCTTTTGGATATGTTATTTCTCTGTTGCTGAAAAtttaatttcttgaattgccttgttTTGTTATAGGTTTCTGCTCAAACACAGGGAGGGTATTCCTCCGGAGGGGAATCCGATCCTCTTTCTGAAGTTGCAGCCCAAGAGGTCTTTTCCTGGTCTTCTGTAATTCTGCCGTATGTTCTTGTTCcttatttgtttctctttttctctctcttctgttgggtttccttagttTCTTCCTCTCCCTACTCCTTTGTGCTTTATACCTTAATGCCATTCCTATTCTTAAAGTTCTTTCCCCCGTCTCTTCTTTTTGCCtaacaaattaaaattacatTCCAGGTTTGTATTCCCCGCCTTGGGAGGTTTACTATTTGGGTATGACATTGGTGCCACCTCTGGAGCTACCATCTCTTTGCAGGTAAGTGGCAACTGAACTACTCTGTGTCTGGTTCACGTTTCATTTGATTTTACTGAATGCGCGGAGGATTGGTGTTGGCGAAAGCCACGCTTCTAATCTGCTTTGTGTGATTTCATTATTAAATAGTCACCCGACCTTAGTGGAACAACATGGTTCAACCTGTCATCAATACAGCTTGGCCTTGTGGTAAGTTTCCATGCATATATGTTGTGCATTACTTGTCAAATTAGAGTGTACTACATTTAGCACTTAGTGGAGATGGATCTTGGCTCATTGTCTTTTCGTTTTATCATTCTTGTATGTAGGTTAGTGGTTCTCTTTATGGTGCTCTGCTTGGATCCCTGCTTGTCTATTCAATTGCAGATTTCCTTGGTACCTATATTACTAGCCTATCCTCTTCCACTTACTTCCCCGAAATGTTACTTATACAATTTCTTGGGTTGTTACATAAAGGAAGGAGACGAGAACTTATTATAGCAGCCATGCTGTATATACTTGGTGCTTTGATCACTGGATTTGCTCCCGACCTTGGTGTTCTCATTATAGGACGGCTTCTCTATGGCACTGGCATAGGTTTGGTGAGCTGCTTTTGAACCCTTTTCActctcaatttttatttttcaggtcAAGGAATGTGAGATTTTTCCTACTCACACCAATATCATGGTTAACAATCTTTGGTTTCAACAGGCCATGCATGGAGCTCCTCTATATATTGCAGAGACTAGCCCATCTCAAATCCGTGGAACGTTAATATCTCTAAAGGAACTCTTTATAGTTCTTGGGATACTGGTATTCCTTTTCTATTAGTaaacttaatatatatatatatatatatatgtatgtatattttAAGTGGGCATGCTCAGAGTAATGGTTTCTGTACAGTTGGGTTACCTTGTGGGAAGCGTTGAGATTAATGCAGTTGGAGGGTGGCGTTACATGTATGGGTTTAGCGCACCAATTGCAGCCTTAATGGGGTTAGGCATGTGGAGTCTACCACCATCTCCTCGCTGGTTACTTCTCAGGGCAGTTCAAGGTAAAGGGTCTTTACAGGAATACAAAATGAAGGCTGTCCAAGCCATAACCAAACTGAGAGGTCGTCCAGCCGATGACCAGATATCTGAGAGGCAAGTAGAAGATACCCTCATCTCACTGAAGTCAGCCTATGTGAACGATCCGTCCGAAGGCAGCTTATGGGAAGTATTTCAAGGTTCAAGTTTGAAGGCCTTCATAATAGGTGGAGGCTTGGTCCTGTTTCAACAGGTATTCTTTGCTCCTTAAATATGCCAAATGACTGGCTCTTCAATAGTTTAACGGTATGGATCTTGGTGACAAAAATCTCCACTTTCATTAACTTAACATCCTACTCTGACAGATAACTGGACAACCAAGTGTTTTGTACTATGCCGCTCCCATTCTTCAGGTACAGAATGGAAATGATATCTTCATGTGGCACAGAATGGAAAGACTTCCACTCTTTAAGGACTGATAGGATTAGCTGATTCTTGACCTCTTCTCATGAAACTCTATTGCAGAGTGCCGGATtctctgctgctgctgatgCTGCCCGTGTTTCAGTTGTAATCGGTGTGTTTAAGGTACCATCACTCTATATCTTCTCTTTTGGCATCTTACAAACTGGGTTTCTAGAATACTGAATGTTAAAGCACTGgtgtagaaagaaggaagatcTATGATGCTTGAATTAGTATGCAATATTATATGATTTGTTGATTCTTGAAATTAAAGGCagtgattttcttttaatcttcCTCCAGTTATTAATGACAGGAATAGCCGTCTTTAAAGTTGATAATCTTGGCAGGCGACCTTTGTTGATTGGTGGTGTCAGTGGCATTGTATGAATAGTActccaaatttattttcttcattctcaTTCTTCCCTTCAATTTGTTAAATGGTAAAGATAATGTGAGGGTCTTCTTTGTGCCTTCATGTATGTGACAGGCGCTTTCATTGTTTCTGCTCTTTGCGTACTACCGATTTCTTGAGGGCTTCCCTCTTGTTGCTGTGGCTGCTCTCCTCCTCTATGTTGGTTGCTACCAGGTTAGTTTCTTGCCTCTTCTGTTGGGTTACCATATTTGTTTAAGTTGATTTCTGAAAAGAACACATCTGTTTTAATCATGTGAGCCTGTGAATTTATTGCTTGCCTGATTATCAAGAAGAATGTTTCTTGGCTGATGTGCTCTGTTTACCATTTTCAGATATCTTTTGGACCAATAAGTTGGCTAATGGTGTCTGAAATCTTCCCACTTCGTACAAGAGGGCGTGGGATTAGTCTTGCCGTTCTTACCAACTTCGGTTCAAATGCAATTGTAACCTTTGCTTTCTCTCCACTGAAGGTATTGATTTAATGGATGGAAACTTTTTCTTCAAAATAACAACTAAATCAAGCCCCATTCCCACATATCatcagtttttctttttccctccctctcagaagatatttggattttttgcCATTGTTGCTCTCAGCTTATAAGCTCTCACCTTTTCTTACTATTGTGCATCTTACTGCTCCTACTAATTGGTGTAGTTATTGGTCTTAATTGTATATGAACAAACCATCCAAATCAAGCTCCCTTGATTTAAACATGGATATTTAATTCCAGCTTAAACAGTTCTtgttttacatgtaaatttacTTGTATTGAGTTATCGGgctaatattatatatattcctGCAGGACCTCTTGGGAACGGATTACCTTTTCCTCCTGTTTGCGGGTATTGCATTGGTATCACTATTATTTGTAATCTTCTTTGTCCCAGAAACAAAAGGCTTGAGCTTGGAGGAAATTGAATCCAAGATTTTGAAGTAAAACCTCCGAGTTCCTCTCTATAGGACAAAAAAGCTGTTGTCAGCTCCTTGGTTCTTCATCTTCGTGGGGTggatttgaatgaatgattgAAGGGTCCGGGGTCATCCATTTGTAACTGAATCACTAAAGCAGATGTACTCTAGAATATAATTTCAGTAGCAAGGAGACACAGATCTAAACATAGATCCTTATATTAACATTTTGCATTGTTGGTAATGGACGGTTCTTCAGCACTGGTAACAGACAAAGAACAATAACATGAAGAACCCAAAACTTTGAAGGAAACTGCTGAGCATGAAGGTTCCTGAAACAGAGAGGAAAGACAAAATTAAAACTAAGATATACATTGTTGGTTCTTTGAAAGATATTTATTGACCTAAAACAGCCCTCAACCATACCTTTTGGTCTCCATTCTCTAGCTCCAGTGGATAGAGGCATCAGATCAGAGAACAGCAGCAACAGACCTGGTGGACATGGATTTTGATTAACTAATCAATGACTTGTGAAACTTGTGGCACCAAGCCACCAACTGGGGACTCCAAGGGTCCATAGACCAGTGGGTTTGTAACCATTTGAGAGATTAGTGTAACACACACTTATCTTGAACTAAACTTCACAATTGCTTAGATTTTGCGCAATAAATTAACATGGGCtgtttaatgttttattattatttactatTAAAAATGTGATACTGTACCCTTATCTGATTATCAAATACATAACGTTCTGATCCTTTGTCTTCCAAACCATTCTATGGTTCCCTAGTTTCCAAATAAAGTATTCCATTTTCGAAAGAAATAGTTAAAAGTGACGcataaaataagggaaaatgatTGACTTGCTGACGGTATCGTACTATCATTGTGCCGTCTcaaactctctctccttcgtGGAAAGTGGGCACTCCTGTATACGGATTGTGCAGCACCCCCTCCCATACTCCCGTTGGCTTGGTGTGGGAGATTCTATTCTACACCGGCAGTGTATCAAGACCCTACCTGTTAAAATAGTCCCTTCCTGTCCTTTATGATGGGGTTGATTTACTGTGGAAATAAATATTGGGTCTGAAGCTCCTAAACATGCAAATGTTTTCATTTTGAAATTGGGGTGGAGGTATTATCCGTGCATAgctcatttttcttttgcttctacCTTAATCCCTATTTCTAAATATGCTTatattgttatttttaatacatatggtgatgaagtaaaattttcttccCCCATAATGAATAAAAAACTCATGCATCTaggattattattacttttctCCTATTTATTTGGCAACAGAAAATTTTCGTCACTAGACATCATtgttaaaaattaattaattttcttgtcgtGCTTGGCTCCCATCcaagtaaggatgtgaatttgtaaccgaaaccgaaccgatccatttacatcgaaatcgtaaaaccatttagtaaatggtgctgttatggtttcaagtttcaagccgattagctaaacgggtcgggtcggttttaaccgcgaaactcgttggtttcaaacagaattgaaaccgtttaaaccgactCGATTAATCCGTATGACAATTAACTAAAGaagggcagtaatccgtataaaaattaacaattaaattaagtgttcatcccgctttggtatgatttattgcaattcagttcaagtttaggctttagatcatgaacttgtaatccatatatgttactatattattatattatcataGATGTgatgttttggctgaaccacctatcattttaatattttatgctgtaagATGctagatttggatgttgtatgatattaattctaaatgtttgagcacggccatgcaaagaaataacactagattatcaaattaagacgtACCAttgttaatatagaatctcttatttgtggttgctaattattttttgataaacttatgatcttcagtttagagatggttgcaagttataataAACCGATTGTAAACCGTTTTACaaatcgtatggaataaactgaaatcgaaaccgtttaaaaccgtgaaaccgacaccgtttaaaaattgtggaaaccaaaatcgtttattaaacggtcacggttacagaaagtggaaccgtttagtaaatggtgcggttatagttttagtcaaataaatgtgaactgaaCAGATTTGCACCATTTAACCCGAAaccgaactgattaacacccttacttcCAAGCACAATGATGGTCATCAATGAAGGAATTCCTCCTTTACCTTAGCTCAAGAAAAAATCAACCCTTCGATGATATTCCCTACATATTTTTGTTAAAATATTATATTGATGTGTATATATTTGTAAAGTTTTCATTGTATTTTTatgatatgaaaattttaattgattAAGAGGTAAAATATAAGAATTTCAATAATGCTATTTGTAAAGCAGCCTCTAGGTTTATTAAATCTAAAAATAATCATATAGTTAAATACTGCTATAAATATCAAATAAGATTGGAAAAATTTCCCATGGCCATGTGTAAATGTTTTGCTATATTTTTGCCACTGGAGAATAAAGTTTTAGTGACAAAAAAGAGACATTTTGTGATACTGGATTTATGCGATACGAGTGTTAGTAGTTTGTTATATGAAAAAGTTTATCTTCAATGTATATGAAAGAAATACCCATGGATCTAGGGTCATTATTACTCCTATTTGTTAAAAGCTCAGAACACCCTTAATTGTTCCATTGGTTTTAATatcaccgaaaaaaaaaaaaaaaacttggaatCCACTTCCGTCTGATTACCACAGGTAGTTATATCATGCATACCTTACATTATTGTAAGATTTAGACAAACTAATACAGACCTATCATTCTATACAAGAAACAAAGGAACCAAAGGGGACAAAAAGAgcaataaattttgaaaaaatagtgCAGCTCCTCACCTTATCTCACTTCTCATAGGCTGGAATCTGAATAAATTCAGGATTCCTCttcttttatctatttattatgaaaaataatttcatttcatttttaacTTAAAAGGGTATGTGGTAACAGGGGAAGCCAAATTTTAGTGGAGAAGATAAC
Protein-coding regions in this window:
- the LOC122063040 gene encoding uncharacterized protein LOC122063040, whose amino-acid sequence is MEDKGGQEGDKRSPSRLQKKAPKTALQLDHNMNYNAAAADNPSCSSSSSSSTSSASRLPIPLLSPLIVAPPPLPQSEGNKGVAAGGMSQPVNHNRKKGEAAVSAPPRDGCRHPATNTAPFTKTSSLFSFFHSQCCIVHHHI
- the LOC122063029 gene encoding D-xylose-proton symporter-like 3, chloroplastic, encoding MAFSISACAQPLLNLGLAQPSPSTNTKRPGSQQLLSSCISPLSSRLPCKYQISDGTFFTKASSLSSGAGAGAGAGARARARARLRTHKVSAQTQGGYSSGGESDPLSEVAAQEVFSWSSVILPFVFPALGGLLFGYDIGATSGATISLQSPDLSGTTWFNLSSIQLGLVVSGSLYGALLGSLLVYSIADFLGRRRELIIAAMLYILGALITGFAPDLGVLIIGRLLYGTGIGLAMHGAPLYIAETSPSQIRGTLISLKELFIVLGILLGYLVGSVEINAVGGWRYMYGFSAPIAALMGLGMWSLPPSPRWLLLRAVQGKGSLQEYKMKAVQAITKLRGRPADDQISERQVEDTLISLKSAYVNDPSEGSLWEVFQGSSLKAFIIGGGLVLFQQITGQPSVLYYAAPILQSAGFSAAADAARVSVVIGVFKLLMTGIAVFKVDNLGRRPLLIGGVSGIALSLFLLFAYYRFLEGFPLVAVAALLLYVGCYQISFGPISWLMVSEIFPLRTRGRGISLAVLTNFGSNAIVTFAFSPLKDLLGTDYLFLLFAGIALVSLLFVIFFVPETKGLSLEEIESKILK